agatgatggACATCATGGCAACGCCGTCTTACATAAGGACCAAATGTGATCGATATCATTGGTCAATCGACATTGTCTTCTAAGAATATGAAATAATTGACATCATCTCAGCCACTTGCGTTTCAGCACAATATCAACCTAAGTATCATCTTCAATGAGTAGCTCGCAATCATCCGGATTAGGCTCCATCTTGACTAGCTCATGCATGATCCAAAACCAGACTGCATTGCTGATAAACAGCCAGCCGTAGTTACGCAAGAAATGCTGGTTCGAACATATTTTGCAGTTGACGAAAATGTCTCAGTTGTGACgaacaacaatggagaaatttccataTGGAAAAACAGAATAGAGAACGCGATTcatagaaaatacaagatccATGGAGAGGGCCATCACAATAGCGAAGAACACAAATTCCACCCGACCGAAGTCGATGCCAAGCATCCGCACCATGGAAGCAGCCATAGGGACAACTCCATCCTGCCACCGTCTGATTAGCATGAACTTAGCCATTACAGATTTACGACGAAAACAAGACATTGCCCTCGATTACAAAGATTGAAGCAAAACCTAACAAACCCTAACTAAACTGCAATGGAAAACCTATGATACTCACCTCAGTGCAGTGAAAGTGATTCAGACTCCAGATCTCACTTCTCCGGCGAAAAAACCTGTAGTAGAAGATATGAACACAAGGATAGTGACTGAGGAAGATGGACACTCCTCGTCGCTTTATATCGAGGGGAGACGAGCGGGttgtggggggaggggggaagCCAAAGATCCAGGGGAGACGAGTGTGTTGTGTGTGGGAAGCAAAAAACTTAGAGAAGATGAGCGGGTTATGTGGGGGGAGGCCAAAAGAGTTAGGGTAAATGAGCGAGttgtgtgggaagccaaaagagacAAGGAAACAAgcggtcaaatttgaaatagttCGCGGGTCTTTAAATACGGACGGGTTTTCATAAAATCCACCTGTGTCTATTGTACAGACATATACGTATCTTAAAAAAACCATCTACGACAATATCACAGATGAGTTTTTTCTAAACATCGTTTGTGTCTGTATAATAGAAGTTTATggatttgtaaaaatcatatgtgagtTCAGGCACAGCCAGACAACAGTCTTGTTAGAGGCACACATATCTTAGCAACCGTCTAAAGGTATTTTATCAATAACGGGTCCTAAGAAACCATCTGTGACATACCGTCTATTTTTACTGATTCTACGGAAATGAAATGTGGGTAATTTAAAAATATGTTAGATCCAATGACAATTGTTGTCAATAATAATTAGAGTCTATCAAAATCGATGGTCGAATGTTTTGCTTTTTATAAGAATTTCTaatatttctctctttttttctagcACGTCTCATCAGAGGTTAATTTGGAGCCTTTAAAAGGAACCTCTAATTAGTAATAGTAAGATAAGATGgatgtatatatttttgacGTCTTATTGATATAGAGATCGAAAGTTATACTCCTGTCATTTGAAAACTATTTGAGTTATTGTTATGTGGTTTGACCCTTTTGTTATGACGTGGTGCATGATCCCTTCTTTCACATTTCTAAACAGCACCAGTCACACACACGTTCACATTAAGATAACGAATAACAATTGGCCTCACTCAAGTGAAGCCATGTCTTATCAAACGAGCCAATATAGTTTTAGCATGATTAAGACTGCTGTGAGCCACAATTTAGACCTTTAATTCCGTTTTTAATGATATTAACCAGCAGTGTTAGAATCCAACGTAATGAAGTGTGGAACCCAATGTGTGGTCAAATTCTCATTGACATGAAACTTGAAACATAGTTCAGTGTGCCTGTGCTTTCTTCCACTATCCACATGATGTTTATTTTTAAGCTTGTTAATATTCTGAGCCGAGCCTGGGTATGAAAAATTCTTATTAGGAAACTCAGGCCTAAGCCCAGCCTAACTAGGACGTGTTCCAAGTAACTAGCCAAACAGTCTGCGCAAACATACGGCTATAGTACTCTAAATACAGGTACCCCCTAAAGATTGGCACATGGAATTGCAAGATGAAGCATTACGAAACCTAACTCATTTATCTGCATtgccaagaacaaggctgttgAGTTAGGGCTTGTTTATTTGGTAACTAGCTTTGCCGTAAAATTTTACGTAAGTTTAGTCTTGCTATACTTATATGGCAAGAAAAATGACCGACTAATCTTAGACAAGTTTTGGTAAAAAATTGTTTCTACAACAACTAAAAAGTTAGGTAAGCTGAAATTATAACAATCAAACACTAAGTATTATTAACTAACTTTAGACGTGGCAAACTTAGTTGATAACCAAACATGTCCTTAATTGCCACAAAGTCCATGTCAAATGCTGTTACTGAAGCTAAATCGATCGTGTCATGCCAAGTAGTTGGTACCCTAAGATGAACAAGAACTCTAGCATTCCATCAAAGTGACATCCATCCATTGTACAAGACGAGCCCAACCATCCATGGCAAACTCCCCATCACAACCTCCTAAAACCTCAAATCAACCTTACAGCCTGAACAACCGGAAGCTCTGTACCTCTGTCAACTCCCGGGCCCTCCTTCAACCCAAGTACCCGACTCTTGTCCTgaacatttttcttctctaatcgcCTTCCATGATCTCTACACCTAAGAATAGTAATCCTAGTTAACCTCCTCCGTGTCCTCCCCTGCACGCACTTGCAGTCGCTGCAGCTCCCATGCCCCCTCCTGTCACCTAACCCATCCGGCATGGCTAGCTGTGACCTGCAGCAACAGCTTGGCTTGTTGTTTCTTTACAGCCCCAGCAGGATGTAGTACACCAGCGTGATGGGCAGCGCGATGAGCATGCCGAAGATGACTCTGCAAGAACGCAAGCAAACGGCAGGTGAGACAAATCCCTGAGGCTCGGGGGGGATGAGAATCTCGGCGTCGCGAGACGGATGGAACACAAAGCTGGGCATGGGGGCAAGCGCTTACGCCGTGCTGAGGATGTCAGGGTGCACGCCGTACTCCTTGGCGAAGACGAAGGGGACAATGCCCTGCGGCAGCGCTGCCTGCACATCCACCGTGGAGTCATCGAGTAAACAAAACGAACGTCCAAAAAATGTTCGAGCATTTGTGCGTGCAAAGTCTAAAGCGAAAGCGAGCGGTGCTGCGCTTTAGCGGCACAGGGGGGCATATCGATCGGCATGCCCGGCCAGCCACTTGACcgctgttttctttttttcaaaaggCGGTTCTTGTCAGTGGCATGCATGAGCTTGTGCCGGTTTGTTTGTGCGGTTGGTTGGTTGGGTTGCGAGGTTTTTTTTTACCTGCACGATGGCGACGTGGAGGAGCGTCCCGCGGAGGCCGACGGcgaaggaggcggcggccatGACGGCCGGGCCGGTCAGAAACCGCACGGCCATGGCGAACGTCGCCACCCTGTTCCCGCACGCGATGATCCGCGGCTGCAGCGCCATGAACAGCCCTGCATTTCGCAACGCATTTCGCAACGCACGGAGAGAACGCATGTGTCAGTACAAGATTCACTGTTCCATCGGAGGAGGCTAGGAGAGTTCGCGCGCGCTGGGAGAGGAGAGCGGAGAGGCACGAACCGAGGCTGAACATGGCCATGCCGAGGCCAGCGTCCGACAGGATTGAGATGGACTTCAGGATGATCGCCGGCATCTCGAAGTTCCACCTGCGTGCCGAGCAAGGCGGCGAGAAACGGAGCGGATTAGTGAACGATCGAATCGATTGCCCATTGATGTATGGAACCTTGCCGGCGACGTGAGGATGGCCATGGGGGAGGGGAGTGGTTACCGGAAGCAGACAAGTGACCAGATGAGTCCAATGAGGCTGGAGTAGGTGTTGGGGTTGCGGATGAGCTTGCGCCACACCATGATCAGGATGAGCCGCGTCATCACGCTCGTCGGCGGCATCGCCGCGGGCGCTGCCACGCCGGCCCTCCCCTGCTCGatcgccgcagccgccgccttCTCGCTGCCGGCCTCCGCGTCCCTCTCCCCCATGCCCCTGTTCCCGAAGCTGAAGTCGTCGCGCTCTGCGTACTCCTcgcccctctccttcctcccgtcCGTTGCAACTGACCATCCAAGAACAGACCAAGTTAGAGCAGCGCTGCAATCACTAAGTAGGAGCTCAACTGGAACGATGGAGCGGAAAGCTGCTACCTTTGCGCGGGGAGGCGACGGCCATGCGGACCTCCTTGACAGCGGCGGCGTCATTGTACTCGGTGGCGCCGTTCGCGAACACGTCGGACACGGGCGACGCGCTGGAGCTCCAGACGAACATGTGCAGGTCCTTGCCGTCCTCGCCCTTGGCCTGCCCATTCGCGGTCTTCTTGGTCTTGGGCGGCGCCGCCATGGCCGGGTTGGGCGCCGGGTACTGGCCGTACTTGTTGGCCTTGCCTGGCGCGTCCTCCTCGTAGTTGGACGGCCTGGGTGTGGCGCCGGTGCGCACGCCGAACGCGTCCCCGGCGGCGAAGTTGGAGCTGCGTCCGACCATGGAGTAGAAGTCGGTGTGGTTGAAGCTGGAGCCCCGCGGCGTGGGATTCCGCGACGACTGCAGCGAGTAGATCTCGGCGTTGGTCAGGTTGCTAGGCCGCGGCGTGGTGCTGGAGAACCCCATGGACCGGCGCGAGTAGATGTCCGAGCGCGACGCGTTGGAGCGGCGCACGGTGACGTGTATCTTGCCGTCCTCCTTCACTTCGGCCTCCGTCTCGATGGCGTCGTTCCGCCCGTCGAGCGACACCACGTCGGGGTCCACGACGATGGACGCGATGGCGCCCGCCGTGTCCGGGAACTGCTCGGTGATGAGGATCCTGGCGCCGCGGTACTCAAACATAAAGAGCATGAGCGTGTACCAGATGATGCACTGGAGCACGACGATCTGCACCATGAGGCTGCCGGAGAAGTCACCGTACATGCCCTTGAGCAGCGGGATGCCCATGACGAGCGTGTTGGGCAGcgtggagagggagaagagcgTGATGGTCCACTCGAGGCAGCCCCGGCGGGAGAGGTAGCTCCACACGGTGAGCAGCGCAAGGACGATGAGCTTCTGCAGCGTGTCAGCGGCGATGAAGCGGAGGTTCATGGTGTAAGGGTTGTTGGTGGAGATGAAGTGGAAGGAGAGCAGCGGCACAGCGAAGAGCGCCACGAAGCGGTTGATCCCCGAGCACTGGTCCGGCGTGAAGATGCGCCACCACTTGACGGAGCCGTACGCCAGGATCATGGCGACATACAGCGGCACCATGGCCGTCATCACGTGGTAGAAGTCCGTGCCGGTGATCATCTTGCCGTCgacgcgtcgccgccgccgccgctttgCCAAGAAACGCTTGCGAGCTGGTTTTAGACGCGCGTGTGGCCAAGAACACACTTTTATggggcggtggtggcggtgcgGCGAGGTGTGGTGCCCCGGTGTGGTGGGGGGAGTGTGATACTGTTGAGTAGGTGAAGCCGTGGAGGGGAGGCAGGCGAGGGAGCCAATgaggggagggaggagtggGCTGTGGGCATAGGTGCGTGCGATTATTTATACACATCAGATGGGCACTGCACACTCCCGATATTAGAGGCAAGATaataagaaaataaattttatagtatGTATTTCACGAAAGATACTTTATCATgtgatgatatatgtttattctttttttctatttttcagcTCAAGCCATTAAACTGAGAGATAAATGATGTGGATAAGCTCTTTCTAGATGAAGCATTGTTTGGTCTTAACAACCCTTAGCCTTAAGATAGGTCTTTTATACGTGGGTTTAGTTTAAGATCTGTTTGTATTACATTTGagatttagatttaaaaatagattttaCTTGAAAAAATTGTATGAGAGTTTCGATTGATGATAGTTGGTAGGTGGTGAA
The sequence above is drawn from the Phragmites australis chromosome 10, lpPhrAust1.1, whole genome shotgun sequence genome and encodes:
- the LOC133930571 gene encoding probable auxin efflux carrier component 1c; translated protein: MITGTDFYHVMTAMVPLYVAMILAYGSVKWWRIFTPDQCSGINRFVALFAVPLLSFHFISTNNPYTMNLRFIAADTLQKLIVLALLTVWSYLSRRGCLEWTITLFSLSTLPNTLVMGIPLLKGMYGDFSGSLMVQIVVLQCIIWYTLMLFMFEYRGARILITEQFPDTAGAIASIVVDPDVVSLDGRNDAIETEAEVKEDGKIHVTVRRSNASRSDIYSRRSMGFSSTTPRPSNLTNAEIYSLQSSRNPTPRGSSFNHTDFYSMVGRSSNFAAGDAFGVRTGATPRPSNYEEDAPGKANKYGQYPAPNPAMAAPPKTKKTANGQAKGEDGKDLHMFVWSSSASPVSDVFANGATEYNDAAAVKEVRMAVASPRKVATDGRKERGEEYAERDDFSFGNRGMGERDAEAGSEKAAAAAIEQGRAGVAAPAAMPPTSVMTRLILIMVWRKLIRNPNTYSSLIGLIWSLVCFRWNFEMPAIILKSISILSDAGLGMAMFSLGLFMALQPRIIACGNRVATFAMAVRFLTGPAVMAAASFAVGLRGTLLHVAIVQAALPQGIVPFVFAKEYGVHPDILSTAVIFGMLIALPITLVYYILLGL